The following proteins are co-located in the Sporolactobacillus pectinivorans genome:
- a CDS encoding YslB family protein, with product MTKKETSPQPEQYGDTTVPAFGYELIRNQLIPELLGKETASILYWAGRKLARLHPLENEEKIAVFFEQAGWGNLELTEKGKSKMVFECHSALIESRIKDNPGSVQFTMEAGFIAEQIQKIHGFIAEAYTEVRTGRAKKVVFLVKWDAQDTVEDLSDSE from the coding sequence ATGACAAAAAAAGAAACCAGTCCGCAGCCCGAACAATATGGAGACACCACTGTTCCGGCCTTTGGCTATGAATTAATCAGAAATCAGCTGATTCCGGAATTGCTTGGAAAAGAGACTGCATCGATCCTGTATTGGGCCGGTCGCAAACTGGCACGACTGCATCCGCTTGAAAACGAGGAAAAAATTGCGGTTTTCTTTGAACAGGCAGGCTGGGGAAACCTTGAATTAACTGAAAAAGGAAAAAGCAAAATGGTTTTCGAATGCCATTCAGCTCTCATAGAATCGAGAATTAAAGATAATCCCGGATCCGTGCAGTTCACAATGGAGGCCGGATTTATCGCCGAACAGATCCAGAAGATCCATGGTTTCATTGCTGAGGCCTACACAGAGGTGCGTACGGGCCGCGCCAAAAAGGTGGTTTTTCTTGTCAAATGGGATGCACAGGATACTGTTGAGGACCTATCGGATTCAGAATAA
- a CDS encoding response regulator transcription factor, producing the protein MFTIFVVEDDPIMKEIIIDTLKKWRFNGIGVADFDHIIQAFINCKPHLVLLDINLPAFDGYYWCQQLRAISKVPIIFISSRDTRMDKIMAMNMGGDDFIQKPIDMDVLMAKINALLRRTYSYPDHEPQVLGYGGTVLNLKDSRLIYHDHQIDLTKNEFRILYMLMKHAGEVLSRDKIMRALWEDESFVDDNTLTVNVVRLRKKLTEIGLESLIKTKKGQGYLLE; encoded by the coding sequence ATGTTTACCATTTTTGTTGTAGAAGACGACCCGATAATGAAAGAAATAATCATCGACACGTTGAAAAAGTGGCGTTTCAACGGGATTGGCGTGGCTGACTTTGATCACATCATCCAGGCATTCATCAATTGCAAGCCCCATCTTGTCCTTCTTGATATCAATCTGCCAGCGTTTGACGGTTACTACTGGTGTCAGCAATTGCGTGCAATCTCCAAAGTTCCGATCATCTTTATTTCTTCACGGGATACACGGATGGACAAGATTATGGCCATGAACATGGGAGGCGATGATTTTATTCAGAAGCCGATTGACATGGATGTGCTGATGGCTAAAATCAACGCGCTGCTGAGACGTACCTACTCTTATCCAGATCATGAGCCGCAAGTTCTGGGGTACGGGGGCACCGTGCTGAACCTGAAAGATTCCCGCCTTATTTATCACGATCATCAGATCGATCTGACAAAGAATGAATTCAGGATTCTCTATATGCTGATGAAGCACGCAGGAGAAGTGCTGTCACGCGATAAAATCATGAGGGCGCTCTGGGAGGATGAAAGCTTTGTGGATGACAACACGCTGACTGTCAATGTTGTCCGTCTGAGGAAGAAACTGACGGAAATCGGACTTGAATCACTGATCAAAACAAAGAAAGGACAAGGGTATCTGCTGGAGTGA
- a CDS encoding sensor histidine kinase, which yields MTEYIRDRVFLFIFYIAAMVFITIFLYLEPSVRLRIGNLIYLHAVVLFLFLLYLLFDFLRCSRFLSGLVQAANALSGYRLTAMPAPKTAGQKKICRLLDKIERDNRQKVQDLQHSIEENKDFVMAWVHQVKTPIAAGKMLINHNEGQSQEQILDRLEDEFSKIDYFVEQALYYSRTDSFSNDYFISEYAFHDLVNPVLKKYAKLFIAKKISVALSDLDLQILTDKKWLEFIIDQLISNALKYTDVRGRVRISGRKYSSGNRLIIEDNGRGISPENIRRVFEKGFTGAIGRKARHSTGIGLYLAKTLALKLGHNISISSEEGKGTTVILDFPNNIDYTGVAREHSM from the coding sequence GTGACAGAATATATAAGAGACCGTGTGTTTCTTTTTATTTTTTACATAGCTGCTATGGTATTCATTACGATTTTCCTTTATCTGGAACCCTCTGTCCGGTTGAGAATCGGCAACCTGATCTATCTGCATGCCGTGGTCCTTTTTTTATTTCTGCTCTACTTGCTTTTTGATTTTCTCAGATGCAGCCGCTTTTTGTCAGGTTTGGTACAGGCAGCGAATGCCTTGTCCGGGTATCGGCTGACCGCTATGCCTGCCCCAAAAACGGCCGGGCAGAAAAAAATTTGCCGACTGCTGGACAAAATAGAGCGGGACAACCGACAGAAGGTTCAAGATTTGCAGCACAGCATTGAAGAAAACAAAGATTTCGTCATGGCATGGGTCCACCAGGTGAAAACGCCGATCGCAGCCGGAAAGATGCTGATCAATCATAACGAAGGGCAGTCTCAGGAACAGATTCTTGACAGACTGGAAGATGAATTTTCAAAGATTGACTACTTCGTCGAGCAGGCACTGTATTACTCACGTACGGACAGTTTTTCAAACGACTATTTTATCAGTGAGTACGCGTTCCATGATCTTGTGAATCCTGTGCTCAAAAAATATGCCAAGCTTTTTATTGCAAAAAAAATCAGTGTGGCGCTCTCTGACTTGGATCTACAAATTTTAACCGATAAAAAATGGCTGGAATTTATCATTGATCAGCTTATTTCTAATGCCTTAAAATACACAGATGTCCGGGGCAGGGTCAGGATCAGCGGAAGAAAATACAGCTCAGGAAACCGGCTGATCATTGAAGATAACGGCCGGGGCATCAGTCCTGAAAATATCAGGCGTGTTTTTGAGAAAGGGTTTACCGGTGCAATCGGCAGGAAAGCGCGTCATTCAACAGGTATCGGGTTGTATCTCGCAAAGACACTGGCGCTGAAGCTGGGGCATAACATCTCAATTTCGTCGGAAGAAGGCAAGGGAACGACGGTTATCCTGGATTTCCCGAATAACATAGATTACACGGGAGTCGCAAGAGAACATTCAATGTGA
- a CDS encoding ABC transporter ATP-binding protein, whose amino-acid sequence MSELLEAKGIQKIYGRKGNTYTAIRSIDLTIVKGEFIGIMGPSGSGKTTLLNALSTIDRPTSGSVTINGADIVQMNEQDLATFRRKRLGFIFQDYNLLDTLSVEENIALPLVLAKANATEIVSRVQRIAAKLGLEEILNKFPYEISGGQKQRTAAARAMIISPDLIFADEPTGALDSKSATALLQMMAQMNVEENATILMVTHDAFSASYCHRILFIKDGEIFTELDRGDLTRKVYFQKILDVLSALGGGQSDII is encoded by the coding sequence ATGAGTGAACTGTTAGAAGCAAAGGGGATTCAGAAAATTTATGGACGGAAGGGCAACACCTATACGGCGATCCGAAGCATTGATCTGACAATTGTTAAAGGCGAATTTATCGGCATTATGGGACCATCGGGTTCCGGGAAGACCACGTTGTTAAATGCGTTGTCAACGATCGACAGGCCGACATCAGGAAGCGTAACGATTAACGGTGCAGACATTGTCCAAATGAACGAACAGGATCTCGCTACTTTCCGTAGAAAACGGCTCGGTTTTATTTTTCAGGATTACAATTTGCTGGACACCCTGTCCGTCGAAGAGAATATTGCGCTCCCTCTTGTTTTGGCAAAAGCCAATGCAACTGAAATTGTCAGCCGTGTGCAGCGCATCGCTGCAAAACTCGGCCTGGAGGAGATATTAAACAAGTTTCCTTACGAAATTTCCGGAGGACAAAAACAGCGCACTGCTGCAGCAAGAGCGATGATCATAAGCCCCGATCTGATTTTTGCCGATGAACCGACGGGCGCGCTGGATTCGAAATCGGCGACTGCGCTGCTGCAGATGATGGCGCAGATGAACGTGGAAGAAAACGCGACAATCCTGATGGTCACACATGATGCCTTCTCTGCCAGCTATTGCCACCGGATTTTATTTATTAAGGATGGTGAAATTTTTACGGAGCTGGATCGGGGCGATCTGACGCGCAAAGTTTATTTTCAGAAAATCCTCGATGTCCTTTCCGCACTGGGGGGTGGGCAAAGTGACATTATTTAA
- a CDS encoding ABC transporter permease produces the protein MTLFNLARRNMSRNFYRYFLYFASMIFSVMIFFTFVSIQFNHQVAQASSVKIDTSFKAASIVLIIFVSIFIWYSNSFFTKQRKREVGLYALLGLRKKQIGRMLFYENLILGLLSLLIGMLIGMLLSKFFVMILMKLMDAAVHVRFSISSQAVLETTAVFLLIILLTSLDGYRLIYRFQLIDLFHAEKEGEKAPKVSAIQALLAVLLIAGGYWMALQSLNSRLWHLGLLPVALIILFCIITGTFLLFRSLTVYFLKKSKKRKTHYYRGMNMISTAQLFYRIRGNARVLTVIATLSAVTLCAVGTSFSLYYETGKYTKESKPFSYAYMAQKGDQTKADNTFEQVVKAEGRHRILNQTAVRMIPVTGRLNGFKSPISPQFLTLISKSSFNELEKIIGLKDPARLNSSDALILDRYYSNQFSPDFQGKTGSIHTTTGQNTTLHFIGYRPYSVLNSPFANFTIVVSDAQFNQLEQRNHPLTVTQINITDPGHSGPLTAQLSAKLNPLIMSATFSIGSYYDSYHGMMSAYGLVMFLGAFLALVFLLATGSIIYFKQLTEAEQEKAQYGILRKIGVTRKEIQEAVAKQVGFVFALPLVLGIVHSIVALTALSKMLDQSLLMPVGVCMLAYTLIYLGYYFFTIHSYTRIVNLESQ, from the coding sequence GTGACATTATTTAATCTCGCCCGCCGCAATATGTCACGCAACTTTTACCGCTATTTTCTTTATTTCGCTTCGATGATTTTCAGCGTAATGATTTTCTTCACCTTCGTCTCCATCCAGTTTAATCATCAGGTGGCGCAGGCATCCTCAGTCAAAATCGATACATCATTTAAAGCGGCTTCGATTGTCCTGATTATCTTCGTATCGATTTTTATATGGTATTCGAACAGTTTCTTTACCAAGCAGCGAAAAAGGGAAGTCGGGCTTTACGCCCTGCTCGGTCTGCGAAAGAAACAGATCGGCCGGATGCTTTTTTATGAAAATCTGATTCTAGGGCTGCTGTCACTATTAATCGGTATGCTGATCGGCATGCTGCTGTCCAAGTTTTTTGTCATGATCCTGATGAAACTGATGGACGCGGCAGTCCATGTCCGTTTTTCGATTTCTTCGCAAGCGGTCCTGGAAACGACCGCTGTTTTTCTTCTGATTATCTTGCTGACTTCTCTGGATGGCTATCGGCTGATTTATCGGTTCCAACTAATCGATTTGTTTCATGCAGAAAAGGAAGGAGAGAAAGCGCCTAAAGTGTCTGCGATTCAGGCGTTACTGGCTGTGTTGCTGATTGCAGGCGGTTACTGGATGGCACTGCAGAGCCTGAATTCAAGGCTTTGGCATCTCGGCCTTCTTCCGGTCGCCCTGATTATTTTATTTTGCATCATTACCGGGACCTTTTTGTTGTTCCGTTCACTGACCGTCTATTTTCTAAAGAAGTCCAAAAAGCGTAAAACGCACTATTACCGGGGAATGAATATGATCAGCACCGCTCAGCTTTTCTATCGCATCCGGGGGAATGCACGAGTGCTGACTGTGATTGCGACGCTGAGTGCCGTCACGCTTTGTGCCGTCGGAACAAGCTTCAGCCTCTATTATGAAACCGGAAAATACACAAAAGAATCCAAGCCGTTCAGCTACGCTTACATGGCTCAAAAAGGGGATCAGACCAAAGCGGATAACACTTTTGAACAAGTGGTTAAAGCTGAAGGCCGTCATCGGATTTTGAATCAAACAGCGGTGCGCATGATCCCGGTCACAGGCAGACTGAACGGATTCAAATCGCCTATCTCTCCCCAGTTCCTGACACTTATTTCCAAGTCTTCATTCAATGAACTTGAGAAGATTATAGGATTAAAAGACCCTGCCAGACTCAATTCCAGTGACGCTCTTATACTGGACAGATATTACAGCAACCAATTTTCGCCAGATTTTCAAGGAAAGACCGGAAGCATTCATACGACAACAGGACAAAATACAACGCTTCATTTTATCGGTTACAGACCCTACAGCGTTCTGAACAGCCCGTTTGCCAATTTTACCATTGTCGTTTCCGATGCCCAGTTCAATCAACTGGAGCAGCGTAACCATCCGCTCACCGTAACCCAGATCAATATAACCGATCCCGGTCATTCCGGTCCGCTGACGGCGCAATTGTCTGCGAAATTAAATCCTTTAATTATGTCCGCTACTTTTTCAATCGGAAGCTATTACGACTCGTATCATGGAATGATGTCTGCATACGGACTGGTGATGTTTCTGGGCGCCTTCCTCGCGCTTGTTTTCCTGCTTGCCACCGGCAGCATTATCTACTTCAAACAGCTGACGGAAGCAGAACAGGAGAAGGCGCAATATGGCATACTCCGAAAAATTGGTGTAACAAGGAAGGAAATCCAGGAAGCCGTTGCCAAACAGGTCGGCTTTGTCTTCGCCCTGCCGCTTGTTCTTGGAATTGTTCACAGCATCGTAGCCCTCACCGCGCTGTCGAAGATGCTGGACCAGAGCCTTCTGATGCCGGTTGGGGTATGCATGCTCGCCTACACCTTGATTTATCTCGGCTACTACTTCTTTACCATTCACTCATATACGAGAATTGTAAATTTGGAAAGCCAGTGA
- a CDS encoding ABC transporter permease subunit: MNIFLRELKANRKALIIWSVCMFLGVLSGMSKYTTYSSGGAASQALTELPHSMRALFGMGSFNVSTMSGFFAFLFSYIVLAAAIHAALLGSSIIAKEERDKTSEFLMVKPVSRTAVITSKLLAALVNIVVINVVTLLSSFFLVAAYNKGKDIFGEIAVFLLTMFIVQLIFLSLGALLSAFMKNPKASGSLATSILLGSYVISKITDLANHLDFLNILSPFKYFSYTDIVNGDGLSLVVVILTLLLIAAFSVSTYFFYRKRDLNV, from the coding sequence ATGAATATCTTTCTGAGAGAACTGAAGGCTAACCGTAAAGCCTTGATCATCTGGAGTGTCTGCATGTTTCTGGGAGTATTAAGCGGCATGAGCAAATATACAACTTATTCCTCCGGCGGTGCAGCAAGCCAGGCATTGACCGAATTGCCTCATTCGATGAGGGCGCTGTTCGGAATGGGGTCGTTCAATGTCTCAACCATGAGCGGTTTTTTCGCATTCCTGTTCTCTTATATTGTACTTGCAGCTGCCATACATGCTGCATTGCTGGGAAGTAGCATTATCGCAAAAGAAGAGCGCGATAAAACTTCGGAGTTCCTGATGGTTAAACCTGTTTCACGGACAGCAGTGATTACCTCAAAACTTCTTGCAGCACTGGTGAACATCGTTGTCATTAATGTTGTGACGCTGCTTTCCTCATTCTTTCTGGTTGCCGCTTATAATAAGGGAAAAGATATTTTCGGTGAAATAGCCGTGTTCCTTCTGACAATGTTTATTGTTCAGTTAATCTTCCTGTCACTGGGAGCCTTGCTTTCGGCCTTTATGAAGAACCCGAAAGCTTCAGGATCTCTGGCCACCTCGATTCTGCTCGGTTCGTATGTAATCTCTAAAATCACGGATCTGGCGAATCATCTCGATTTTCTGAATATACTCTCGCCCTTCAAATACTTCAGTTACACGGACATTGTGAACGGGGACGGACTCAGCCTGGTTGTTGTGATCCTCACTCTTTTGCTTATTGCTGCTTTTTCTGTATCAACGTACTTTTTTTATCGGAAAAGGGACCTGAATGTTTGA
- a CDS encoding ABC transporter permease subunit encodes MNMYLHELKSLRKSTIVWTIVIIALAALYLSVYPGMVKDAEGFKKLLGNYPAPVRAMLGINLNYITSIVGFYSMIFSFITLCGAIQSMNLGVSILSKESRERTADFLLVKPVSRPAIVTAKLLASLTMILALDIVFYAALSIMVHFINTGSFDEKIFFLINLTLLFLQFMFFAIGLVISVLFSKLKSVLPISLGVVLGFYMIGALISTGKNDDAARYLSPFNYFNVTNIIKNANYEASYLITGAVIVIAPIVASYIIYSRKDIHAVS; translated from the coding sequence ATGAATATGTACCTTCACGAACTGAAATCACTGAGGAAATCAACCATCGTGTGGACGATCGTCATCATTGCACTGGCGGCACTTTACCTATCTGTTTATCCGGGTATGGTCAAAGATGCGGAGGGCTTTAAAAAATTGCTCGGCAACTACCCGGCACCAGTGAGAGCCATGCTTGGCATTAATCTTAACTATATTACATCAATCGTTGGGTTTTATTCGATGATTTTTTCTTTTATTACACTGTGCGGGGCCATTCAGTCTATGAATCTCGGTGTTTCCATTCTCTCGAAAGAATCGAGGGAACGGACGGCAGATTTTCTTCTGGTTAAGCCGGTGTCGCGTCCGGCGATCGTCACGGCAAAACTTCTGGCTTCGCTGACGATGATCCTTGCACTGGACATCGTCTTTTACGCCGCTTTGTCCATTATGGTTCACTTCATAAATACGGGCAGTTTCGATGAGAAGATTTTCTTCCTGATCAATTTAACGCTGCTTTTTCTCCAATTCATGTTCTTTGCGATTGGTTTGGTTATTTCTGTGTTGTTCAGTAAACTTAAGTCTGTGCTTCCGATCTCTCTCGGTGTCGTACTCGGTTTCTACATGATCGGTGCACTGATTTCGACTGGAAAAAATGATGATGCGGCCAGATACCTCTCGCCCTTCAATTACTTTAATGTCACGAATATCATTAAAAACGCAAATTATGAAGCTTCATATCTGATTACCGGAGCAGTCATTGTTATCGCGCCTATCGTGGCAAGCTATATCATTTATTCCCGAAAGGATATCCATGCCGTGAGCTGA
- a CDS encoding ABC transporter ATP-binding protein: MNVIEIKNLTKQFGKARGIINVNLNVEQGEIFGFIGPNGAGKSTTIRTLLGLIHPTNGSATIFGKSCFDHPEVRQELGYLPSEVFYYDNMRVIDLLKYSASFYKKDCTKRIHELAEAMNLDLKKKINDLSYGNKKKVGIVQGLLHEPKLIILDEPTGGLDPLMQQKFFELIREENQKGATIFFSSHILTEVQKMCDRVAFIKEGRIIKLEKISTLQENNYKRISIEARSGISSEDFQLDGVSDFKVKENTAKFIYKGNVNTIIQKVARMDLLNISIEEPDLEEIFMHYYEKEG; this comes from the coding sequence ATGAACGTCATTGAAATTAAAAATCTCACAAAACAGTTTGGCAAGGCGAGAGGCATTATTAATGTGAATTTAAATGTCGAACAGGGTGAAATATTCGGCTTTATCGGGCCGAACGGAGCAGGAAAATCAACGACGATCCGGACACTGCTGGGGCTGATTCACCCGACGAACGGAAGTGCAACCATTTTTGGAAAAAGCTGCTTTGATCATCCCGAAGTGAGGCAAGAATTAGGCTATCTGCCTTCAGAAGTTTTCTATTATGATAACATGAGGGTGATCGATCTCCTCAAATATTCTGCCAGTTTTTATAAAAAGGATTGTACAAAACGGATCCATGAACTGGCGGAAGCTATGAATCTTGATCTGAAAAAGAAAATAAACGACCTGTCGTATGGCAATAAGAAGAAGGTCGGCATCGTGCAGGGACTGCTTCATGAACCTAAACTGATCATTCTTGATGAACCGACTGGTGGTCTCGATCCTCTGATGCAGCAGAAATTTTTTGAACTTATCAGAGAGGAAAATCAGAAAGGCGCGACCATTTTCTTTTCTTCTCATATTCTCACTGAAGTTCAGAAAATGTGCGATCGCGTTGCTTTCATCAAGGAAGGAAGAATCATCAAACTTGAAAAAATTAGCACTCTGCAGGAGAACAATTACAAGAGGATCAGTATTGAGGCAAGATCCGGGATCAGTTCCGAGGATTTTCAACTTGACGGTGTGAGCGACTTCAAAGTCAAAGAAAATACAGCAAAGTTCATCTATAAAGGCAACGTCAATACAATTATTCAAAAAGTTGCCCGGATGGACCTTCTGAACATATCTATTGAAGAGCCTGACCTTGAGGAAATTTTCATGCATTATTACGAAAAGGAGGGCTGA
- a CDS encoding TetR/AcrR family transcriptional regulator produces the protein MILLNKFMSLPLEKQNAIVDGALISFGTNGYKKTSVSDIAAAAGISKAMVFHYFGTKKALYLYLIELSGTTFMDEISKKLDKSVTDFFDRIRLAGDIKLAVIQQHPGMLSFFKNMLHENDSEVRQDIRNLLADLNVVKFQENVVFEDMDTSKFKDGVDLKLIVKMLTWMSEGYFTDITGNADADLEAIDVFYKEFLDCLTLLKQVCYK, from the coding sequence GTGATTTTATTGAATAAGTTTATGAGTTTGCCCTTAGAGAAACAAAATGCGATTGTCGATGGAGCGCTGATATCCTTTGGCACGAACGGTTATAAAAAAACATCCGTGAGTGATATCGCCGCAGCCGCCGGAATCTCAAAAGCGATGGTTTTTCATTACTTTGGTACAAAAAAGGCACTGTATTTATATTTGATCGAGCTGAGCGGGACTACTTTCATGGATGAAATAAGTAAAAAGCTCGATAAAAGTGTCACTGATTTCTTTGACAGAATCAGGCTCGCTGGTGACATTAAACTTGCGGTGATACAACAACACCCGGGAATGCTCTCTTTTTTCAAAAATATGCTTCATGAGAACGATAGTGAAGTCAGGCAGGATATCCGCAATCTTCTTGCCGATTTGAATGTCGTGAAATTCCAGGAAAATGTCGTTTTTGAAGACATGGATACTTCAAAATTCAAAGACGGTGTTGATCTGAAACTGATCGTCAAAATGCTGACGTGGATGTCCGAAGGGTATTTCACTGATATAACGGGCAATGCGGATGCGGACTTAGAGGCTATAGATGTTTTTTATAAAGAATTCCTTGACTGCCTGACTTTGCTTAAACAAGTCTGTTATAAATGA
- a CDS encoding aspartate kinase, giving the protein MALTVMKFGGTSVATVERLQRVAERIIKKKTAGDQIIVVVSAMGKTTDSLVSMAGEISDRPSKREMDVLLSTGEQVTIALLAMVLIERGYDAISYTGWQAGIKTEDVHESARISSIDTSLIRPQLKKGTIVIVAGFQGVTNAGEITTLGRGGSDTSAVALAAAFGAARCEIYTDVTGVFTTDPRYVSKARKLKEISYDEMLEMAYLGAGVLHPRAVEYAKNSHIELVVCSSFSEEEGTVIKEEVSMETTKTVRGLAFEKNVTKITLLGLPNNVSAVSRVFDAIAAKHINIDVIVQNVLDEAKTSLSFTVDRDLQNETLDVLRTQEKDLEFHQLIFESELAKVSIVGSGMASNPGVAAQMFHALAENGIKVKMISTSEIKVSTIIDEENLLEALETLHTTFHLAEEESISL; this is encoded by the coding sequence GTGGCTTTAACAGTGATGAAGTTTGGTGGAACATCGGTGGCAACGGTTGAACGACTGCAGAGGGTAGCGGAAAGAATTATTAAAAAGAAAACGGCTGGCGACCAGATTATTGTCGTTGTGTCGGCAATGGGCAAAACAACGGATTCACTGGTGAGCATGGCGGGAGAAATTTCGGACCGGCCGTCGAAACGTGAGATGGATGTGCTCCTTTCTACCGGTGAACAGGTGACTATTGCCCTTCTGGCCATGGTGCTGATTGAACGCGGCTATGATGCGATCTCGTATACGGGCTGGCAGGCGGGGATCAAGACGGAAGATGTCCATGAAAGCGCAAGAATCAGCTCTATTGACACCTCATTGATCCGTCCGCAGCTGAAAAAAGGAACGATAGTGATTGTTGCGGGCTTTCAGGGTGTGACTAACGCCGGAGAAATCACGACGCTCGGGCGGGGCGGTTCGGACACATCGGCCGTTGCGCTGGCCGCTGCTTTCGGTGCGGCTAGGTGTGAAATTTACACAGATGTGACTGGCGTTTTCACGACTGATCCGCGCTACGTAAGCAAGGCGAGAAAGCTTAAAGAAATCAGTTACGATGAAATGCTTGAAATGGCTTATCTGGGTGCGGGTGTACTCCACCCGCGCGCTGTCGAATACGCTAAGAACAGCCACATCGAACTGGTTGTCTGCTCCTCATTCTCTGAAGAAGAGGGAACGGTGATTAAGGAGGAAGTATCAATGGAGACGACTAAAACAGTCAGAGGACTTGCTTTTGAAAAAAATGTAACTAAGATAACACTGCTCGGACTGCCGAATAATGTTAGTGCAGTATCGCGTGTCTTTGATGCAATCGCTGCCAAACACATCAATATTGATGTCATTGTCCAGAATGTACTGGATGAAGCAAAGACGAGCCTGTCCTTTACAGTTGACCGGGATCTGCAGAATGAAACGCTGGATGTTCTGCGCACGCAGGAAAAGGATCTTGAGTTCCACCAGTTGATTTTTGAATCAGAACTGGCCAAAGTATCGATTGTCGGCTCCGGCATGGCTTCCAATCCTGGTGTCGCTGCACAGATGTTCCACGCATTGGCTGAGAACGGCATTAAAGTTAAAATGATCAGTACATCGGAGATCAAAGTTTCAACAATTATCGATGAAGAAAACTTGCTCGAAGCACTTGAAACACTGCATACGACCTTTCATCTCGCTGAAGAGGAATCAATCAGCCTTTAA